In the Candidatus Electrothrix sp. GW3-4 genome, one interval contains:
- a CDS encoding glycosyltransferase family 2 protein, protein MKLSIITINFNNYSGIKKTIESVVGQKCSNLEYIVIDGDSTDGSVELLKKHDKMIDFWVSERDRGIYHAMNKGIQRATGDYLLFLNSGDWLVDGILDGAESWEWNKDLLCFNSYHYFSEKYTSQQKPPEILAPRHLFCKNINHQSVFFKRELFDKYGMYDESYKICGDVDFFLRVVTDGACSVHVDNFLVYYDRHGVSSTNPQLVQEERERAVQRYFNSAFFRDYEYYKRREEDLEILLWYREQEKLYKLLLVGYSFLNSVYRFIEKIKKKISVPSASTRRSVS, encoded by the coding sequence ATGAAATTGTCAATTATAACTATAAATTTTAATAATTATTCAGGAATAAAAAAAACAATTGAGAGTGTTGTAGGGCAAAAGTGTAGTAACTTAGAATATATAGTTATTGATGGTGATTCAACGGATGGTAGTGTTGAACTGCTGAAGAAGCATGACAAAATGATAGACTTTTGGGTTTCAGAGAGAGATCGAGGTATCTATCATGCCATGAATAAAGGGATTCAAAGAGCAACCGGTGATTATCTCCTGTTTTTAAATAGCGGAGACTGGCTCGTTGATGGAATATTAGATGGCGCGGAGAGTTGGGAATGGAATAAAGACCTACTGTGCTTTAATTCATATCATTATTTTAGTGAAAAATATACCTCTCAGCAGAAACCTCCTGAAATCCTTGCTCCTAGACACTTATTTTGTAAAAATATCAATCATCAATCTGTTTTTTTTAAAAGGGAATTATTTGACAAATATGGGATGTATGATGAGTCGTATAAAATATGTGGGGATGTAGATTTTTTTCTTAGAGTGGTTACTGATGGAGCTTGTTCTGTACATGTAGACAATTTCTTAGTGTATTATGATCGACATGGGGTGAGTTCAACAAATCCTCAGCTTGTGCAAGAAGAAAGAGAGAGAGCTGTGCAACGATATTTTAATAGCGCGTTTTTTAGAGATTATGAGTATTACAAAAGACGCGAGGAAGATCTGGAAATTCTCTTGTGGTATAGAGAACAGGAAAAATTATATAAGCTTTTATTGGTTGGATATAGCTTCCTGAATTCAGTGTATCGATTTATAGAAAAAATTAAGAAAAAAATATCGGTTCCCTCAGCTTCCACTCGGAGGAGTGTATCTTAA
- a CDS encoding sulfotransferase: MSEYLGENLIFLISQPRAGSTLLQTLCSNHPHIATSAEPWLMLHLVYALKAEGISAEYDAKHAHNALVDFLALSADGEKTYYSGIRAMVHVLYGKAIEKSQKKFFLDKTPRYYSIIPELYEIFPRAKFIFLVRNPLSVLSSILFSWAHGYWPQLAKNREDLITAPEKILDGIKLLGDDAIVVRYEELVSHPESELKRLCKQIGIEYDSSMASYMHMDKAAGRMGDSVGIVQHNKPCPTNQAKWMRLLENKQTLHFTQAYLTELGEKTVSGLGYSYGELAAQVGLTSPCVGSFLPWKVAIKRKKEKTWFEKKYTDYIMKMQKTPPRGKLLLHWLWLRFVSIGLKIMV, from the coding sequence GTGAGTGAATATTTAGGTGAGAATTTAATTTTTCTTATTTCACAACCGAGAGCTGGCTCTACATTATTACAGACACTTTGCTCTAATCACCCGCATATTGCAACCTCAGCTGAGCCGTGGCTTATGCTGCATCTTGTTTATGCTCTTAAGGCTGAAGGGATAAGCGCAGAATATGATGCCAAACATGCGCATAATGCACTTGTTGATTTTCTCGCTTTGAGTGCTGATGGTGAAAAAACATATTACTCTGGCATCAGAGCGATGGTCCATGTCCTCTATGGCAAGGCAATTGAAAAATCGCAGAAGAAATTTTTTCTTGATAAAACTCCAAGGTACTACAGTATTATCCCAGAATTATATGAAATTTTTCCTCGCGCTAAATTTATTTTTCTTGTAAGAAATCCTTTGTCTGTCCTTTCTTCGATTCTGTTTTCTTGGGCTCATGGATATTGGCCACAGCTTGCAAAAAACAGGGAAGACCTGATAACAGCTCCAGAGAAAATCCTAGATGGTATAAAGTTACTCGGAGATGATGCGATTGTTGTACGCTACGAGGAGCTCGTGTCTCATCCTGAGAGCGAGCTCAAGAGATTATGCAAGCAGATAGGCATTGAGTATGATAGCTCTATGGCAAGTTATATGCACATGGATAAGGCTGCTGGACGGATGGGAGACTCGGTAGGAATCGTACAACATAATAAACCGTGCCCAACGAATCAGGCGAAGTGGATGCGACTTCTCGAAAATAAACAAACGCTGCATTTTACCCAGGCATATTTGACAGAGCTTGGTGAAAAAACAGTATCTGGTCTTGGATATTCCTATGGAGAGTTGGCAGCTCAGGTTGGTTTGACTTCACCGTGCGTTGGCTCATTTTTACCGTGGAAAGTTGCTATAAAAAGAAAGAAGGAAAAGACTTGGTTTGAGAAGAAGTACACAGACTACATTATGAAGATGCAGAAGACTCCTCCGAGAGGAAAACTTTTATTGCATTGGCTTTGGCTCAGGTTCGTCTCGATTGGGCTCAAGATAATGGTTTAA
- a CDS encoding glycosyltransferase, producing MPPLVSIVLASYNQKEELERAFNSLLAQTYKNIEIIIVDDCSTDNESQSYIKWLREQHPDIVRYHLQEQNVGIPKNKNTGFRMARGEYLTYLDGDDLYYPEKIEREVGRFAASPELDVVYSNFHYVSSCQREPTPWKGTGDEIHEGNILEYVMTRDFPGKTLYRFELIKASVMRKIGFLDESLVAFEDWDSRIRYSAFARVGYCDNVGSIYNVNDQGISKRSHKADLAVQSQRVMLKNINLLNGRVCSCVKKEIKKKFLEKNFQQILHNTSMKERGFLYFLTKIKYILLVNGIIL from the coding sequence ATGCCTCCCTTAGTTTCTATTGTTCTCGCAAGCTATAATCAAAAAGAAGAACTTGAGCGCGCTTTTAACTCCTTACTTGCTCAAACTTATAAGAATATTGAAATTATAATAGTTGATGATTGCTCTACTGACAACGAATCACAAAGTTATATTAAATGGCTCAGAGAGCAACATCCAGATATCGTCAGATACCATCTTCAAGAGCAGAATGTAGGTATTCCTAAAAATAAGAATACTGGGTTTCGGATGGCTCGTGGAGAGTATCTCACCTATTTGGACGGAGATGATCTCTATTATCCTGAGAAAATTGAAAGAGAGGTGGGGAGATTTGCGGCATCGCCTGAGTTAGATGTTGTCTATTCGAATTTTCATTATGTTTCATCTTGCCAGCGTGAACCTACTCCTTGGAAAGGAACGGGGGACGAAATACATGAGGGGAACATTCTTGAGTATGTGATGACAAGAGATTTCCCAGGAAAAACTCTTTACCGGTTTGAGCTCATTAAAGCCTCGGTTATGAGGAAAATTGGTTTCCTTGATGAATCACTGGTTGCCTTTGAAGATTGGGATTCAAGAATTCGCTACTCTGCTTTTGCTCGGGTAGGGTATTGTGACAACGTGGGATCAATTTATAATGTAAATGACCAGGGGATTTCTAAAAGATCGCATAAAGCTGATTTGGCAGTGCAATCTCAAAGAGTTATGTTGAAAAATATCAATCTATTGAATGGCAGGGTTTGTTCCTGCGTAAAGAAAGAGATTAAAAAAAAATTTTTGGAAAAAAATTTCCAACAAATTCTCCATAATACTTCAATGAAAGAAAGGGGTTTTTTGTATTTTTTAACAAAAATAAAATATATTCTCTTGGTAAATGGTATTATTTTATAA
- a CDS encoding glycosyltransferase family A protein, with protein sequence MMDPFFSIIIPCYNYGNVVGEAIDSCLNQSYKSVEIIVVNDGSKDSTEEVLKLYSDRATVITQKNKGLSLSRNVGAKNARGEWLLFLDADDQLIDGALEELARCAEHSEAGVIFGRTRQLKAGKLISRFNTQLEGPPSPCLCYFF encoded by the coding sequence ATGATGGATCCTTTTTTTAGTATAATAATACCTTGTTACAACTATGGAAATGTTGTTGGTGAGGCTATAGATAGTTGTTTGAATCAATCATATAAAAGTGTTGAAATTATCGTTGTTAACGATGGTAGTAAAGATTCTACCGAAGAAGTATTGAAGTTATATAGTGATAGAGCTACAGTTATCACACAAAAAAATAAAGGATTATCTCTTTCCAGAAACGTCGGGGCTAAAAATGCTCGGGGTGAATGGCTGCTGTTTCTTGACGCTGATGATCAGCTTATTGATGGAGCTTTAGAAGAACTAGCCCGCTGTGCAGAGCATTCTGAGGCAGGTGTGATTTTCGGAAGAACGAGACAACTTAAAGCAGGAAAGCTTATCTCGAGATTTAACACCCAGCTTGAAGGCCCCCCCTCACCCTGCTTATGCTACTTTTTTTGA